CACGAAAGCTATCAGAAAGATAGGAAAGGCCAAGACTAAATCGCCGAATTTCACTACGAGGATCACCGACGGCGAAGGCGTATGATGCTCCGATACTCGTGGTCTTTTTCCGATAAATAAAGCGTTCTGTCCCGGCTATGAATTGGCGCTCGATTGTATCGCTAAAAAGTGCCTGATGTGACCACGCATTATCCTGCGCAAGAGAACGAAACGGATCTCCAAAATCATAGAAGAACTGCTCACCCTCAGCCCCATGCTCCAGAGCAAGTTGCCCCTGGTACTTGGTCCCAAAGAGTCTCCGGCTATCGAAGGCAGCTTGCAGTGTGTCCGCTCCATCATTATCTTGAAAAAGAACCTCAGCCCTATTCCCGTATCCCAGTAGGTTCCCCTCAGAGAAACCAAATGCCCGTCGAGTTCTTCCATCCCCCGAAGAAAATGACATTTGAGGGATAATCGTCCACGTATCTTGAACCTCTATTCGGACATCAACGACCTTCCCTCTATCAATTGGAATAACCCTCGCATCACGAAGATATCGAAGCTGACGAAGCAATCTCTCGGTCTCATACACAAGAAATGGATCGTAAGGAGCACCTTTCTTGAACTGAACCTCCTGCATCACCATACTCTTTTTTGTCTTGATTTTTAGATCATTGGCGAGCTTGTAGAGAAGATTCGTTGGAGGATCAAAAATATCACGAATCTTAATCTCAACATCACCAAATACTTTGCTCGTACTCGGCTCTTCCCTCTCTGAAGGATCGGGGGCGCTCCGCATGGAGAGCGGATCTATCTGCGGAACCATAGGCTCTAACGACTGAGACGTCTGAGAGTACGCTTTGTCAACCACAAGAAGCGGAAGATTCAGACCGAATGGGGCAAAACCGAGCCAGCCCAAAAAAACAATGAATTGAATCCAGATACCAGAGTTCGTGAACTGAGATAATCGGGAGCGCGTTGACTTAGAGTCAGAACTTTGGAGAATTCGGCTAATTCTATTCATGCCTTATGCCACCTGATTTCATGAGTTCATGAACTAACAATTTATCGTAATTACTTGAAATGATACCTAGTCATTATACCCAGCCGATGAGTATTAAAACCCCCTTTATTGAGTGTCTATACCCATCCGCTCCCAGAGCCGAGCGAGAGTCATCATACTCAGTGAAAGAAAAAAAGCCAAAAATCCCACGATTCCAAGTTGTTGCATGGAGTAAGGGCAAGGTACAATAAACGAACCAATAACTGTAGGAAAACGTATGCTCATTGCTGATCAGCCAATCGACGGCGATATGCCGCAAACACCTCAGACCATCGACCTAGAGGCGAGCGTTGCCAGAAGCTTGTTCCTGGGGAATATCGTTGAAGAGAACATCTTTCCCTTTCCTCAAATTGCGCCAGATGAGAAAGAGACGCTAGAACTGGTCTTGGATTCAATCGATAAGTTTTTGTCTGTGCACCAGGAAGACTTCCCAAAGTTTGATGTCGAGGGATCACAGCCAACCGAGTATATCGAACAACTTAAAGACCTTGGGCTCTTTGGGCTCATCATTCCAGAAGAGTTTGATGGGTTGGGGCTTTCGAATAAATCTTATGCAAGAGTACTACAACAGACGGGACGGTATGATGGGTCAACATCTCTCACCATTGGTGCTCACAGTTCCATTGGAATGAGAGGACTGCTCCTATTTGGAAATGAAGAACAGAAAAAGCGTTATCTTCCAAAGCTCTCGACAGGAGAGATGATCGCAGCTTTTTGCCTCACTGAATCAGGCTCTGGTTCTGACGCTGGATCGATTAAGACCAGTGCAACCCGGCAAGCAGATGGGAGCTGGCTGCTCACAGGTGAAAAAATCTGGATTACGAACGGTCCCTTCGCTGACTTCTTCACGGTCTTCGCCCGTACTGATAGCGGGGATGGTAAGCTCTCTGCTTTTCTTGTCGAACGAAACTATGAGGGAATTTCTACCGGTCCTAAAGAGGACAAGATGGGCATTCGGGCAAGTGGGACATGCACCGTATCGTTTCAAGACGTTCACATCCCTGCTGAGAATCTTCTTGGGGAAGAAGGAAAGGGCTTTAAGATCGCCATGGCTATCCTTAATAGCGGTCGCTCCGGACTAGGAGGTGGCTGCGTTGGAGGAATGAAAGAGTGTATTAAACTCGCAACAGAACAGGCACTAAATAGAAAGCAGTTTGGACGTCCTATCGCGGAGTTCGAATTAATAAAAGAAAAAATTACTCGTATGACCGTGCTGTGCTATGCCGCCGAGAGCCTCATGACTCTCGTGGCTCACTACAGCGATG
Above is a genomic segment from bacterium containing:
- a CDS encoding acyl-CoA dehydrogenase, producing MPQTPQTIDLEASVARSLFLGNIVEENIFPFPQIAPDEKETLELVLDSIDKFLSVHQEDFPKFDVEGSQPTEYIEQLKDLGLFGLIIPEEFDGLGLSNKSYARVLQQTGRYDGSTSLTIGAHSSIGMRGLLLFGNEEQKKRYLPKLSTGEMIAAFCLTESGSGSDAGSIKTSATRQADGSWLLTGEKIWITNGPFADFFTVFARTDSGDGKLSAFLVERNYEGISTGPKEDKMGIRASGTCTVSFQDVHIPAENLLGEEGKGFKIAMAILNSGRSGLGGGCVGGMKECIKLATEQALNRKQFGRPIAEFELIKEKITRMTVLCYAAESLMTLVAHYSDVGCRDYSVEAAISKIFGTESLWTVAHDALQIAGGNGFMREYPYERIVRDSRINMIFEGTNEILRLYIALTGFKGAGEYLKEIGQGGAKIFNDPIKGFGVLSGYAAKKFTQLTSLGRDRISFIPRSLEDEAAIVEQYVIEFSRAVESILRRHGKGIIGKQFISQRIANTAIDLMTGLAVLSRTTHLIQQKGEERCETEIKITRVFIQQAKRRINQNLRRIDKNEDKLQRDIAEAVLQQGGYLWDIL